From the Thermosynechococcus sp. genome, the window TGGCGGGTATTGTGTCAACGCCAGTGGCAACTCCTGTGGCGCGATCGCCTCAGCCTTGTCTTAAATTTGATCGGTGTCCCTATTGCCCTGCTGCTCACCCGCTTTGCCATCGATCGCTCCCCCTTTGTGCCCCAAGATCCCCCCGGTCTGCTGCAAGCGGCTCAAACCCTGCGCATTCTCTTTGTCTTTACCTGTGCCTGTCTTTGGGTGGGACTCTCGGGCTGGGCGCAGGCCTTGATCACAGAGGTGGCCATCTACCGCCGCGAACGCCTTGCCAATCTCAGTCTCTGGGCCTACATGGCAGCCAAACTCACCCTTGGCAAGGGCATGGCTTTGGCACAAACGCTGCTCATTACCCTGGTGGGACTGTTGGCCTTTGGTCTGCCAAAGGGTGCCCTCCTCCCTTGGCCGCTAGGGTTTGGCATCACCACCTTCCTGACCCTAGTGGCGAGTCTCTGTTTGGGGCTTTTGATCTCCGCTGCCGTGAATAATAGCGATCAAGCAAGCAAGGTTTTACCGCCGTTGCTCCTGCCGCAAATTATCTTTGCCGGCGTCCTCTTTAAGCTCACGGGCGTTGCAACGGCTCTCTCTTGGCTGACGATTGGCCGTTGGGCCATGGGAGCCTATGGCGCCCTCATGGATGTCAATGGGATGGTGCCACCGCCTTTGGATTTTGGCCTTTTTGAACCACCGCCCCAGCCCTTTGATCCAACGCCTGTCTATGCCCCCACTTGGGATAATCTGCTGCTGAATTGGGGAATGCTGATTCTCCACAGCCTCATTAACACGGGGGTAGCCACCTATTTGCAGCGCCGCAAAGGCTAGCACCGCCTGTGCAAGCTGCTGCTGTACCTTCCGCATATTTACCTATTGCGATGTCCCCCAATAGTAAGGGAAGATCTAATAAATTAACCAAAATTTTTCCTTCTAAAGCGAGACCCCTGCCGCACCCATGGAGACTGATGTCGTTTCCCTGTACGGGCGCGATTACATTCCCATTGTCGCCCCACCCCTGCCGGCCACCAAGATTCAAACCCACCCCAAAACCGTTCCCGTTCTCAAGGATGATGATGTGCTGCTCATCTGTGATGAGTTGGGGAATATCTGCAATGATGAACAGCAAACGGCGATTACAGGGCTCTTTTGTCAAGATACCCGCTTCCTCAGTCAAGCGGAGTTGCGGGTGGGGGGCGATCGCCCAGTGCTTCTAAGTTTTCACTGTACGGGTAGCCACGCCCTCAAGGTAGTGTGCACCAACCCCAAACAGTCCAACGTACCAGCGGAAGCGTTGGCGATCGAACGATGCCTCGTTGTGCGCGGTGCCCTTTTTGAAACGATTCTGATTACCAACCACCAAGTACAGCCGGCAGTGGTGGATATTCAACTTACCTTTGCCGCAGACTTTCAGGATTTATTTGAAATTCGCCAATACGGTGGTGGTCGCCCCCAGCGGGGACAGAGGTTGCAACCCGTCGGTTGTGAATTACGCCACACCAAGGGACGCGCCGATCTCTGCTTCGCCTATCAAGGTCTTGATGGTGCCCTGATGGAGACCCAAGTGCAGTTCTTGGGCACTCCCCCTGACCGTCTTGATGACACCACAGCCACCTGGCACCTCAAGCTCGAACCCCAAGGCTACCACAGTATTCACTATTGCGTCCGTCCCTTTACCAATGGGGCACCTACGGCACAGGTAGTAGTTCCTTCCTCCCTAGCGGCTGCGGATCAAGCGGCTCGAGAGGAACGGCAACAATGGTGGTCAGACTGTACAGAAATCGTGACCTCGAATCCGCAGTGGAATCGCATCCTGCGGCGGGGGATGGCGGATCTCTATATGCTGTTGCAGTCCTTTGGCCATGGCAAGGTTTTGACTGCGGGTATTCCTTGGTTTGCGACGCTCTTTGGTCGCGACTCAATTATTTCAGCCATGCAAACGCTGATCCTCAATCCGGCGATCGCCCGTGATACGCTGCGCACCCTTGCCCACTACCAAGGCAGGGAGGTCTGTCCGGAGCGCGATGAGCAACCGGGGAAAATTCTCCACGAGCTGCGCTTTGGCGAAATGGCACGCAATCGCGAAATTCCCCATACCCCCTACTACGGCACCGTGGATGCCACCCCCCTCTGGCTGATGCTCTACGGCGACTACTATGCGTGGACAGGCGATCGCGCCACCTTAGAGCAGTTATGGCCCCATGCCCTTGCTGCCATGGCTTGGATTGATCAACAGATGGCTGCCACGGGCTACCTCAGCTACAATCGCCAAGCCGCCAAGGGGATTGACAACCAGGGCTGGAAGGACTCCGGTAACTGCATTGTCAACCGCCGCGGCGAACTTGCCCAGGGTCCCATTGCCCTCTGTGAAGTCCAAGGCTATGTCTATGCCGCCAAAACTCGCCTCAGTGTCATTGCTCACGCCCTGGGCTATGGCGAGTGGGGCGATCGCTGGCAGCGGGAGGCCACCGACCTCAAAGCGCGCTTTAACCGCGACTTTTGGCTGGAATCCGACGGATTCTATGCCCTTGCCCTCGACGGTGACGGTCGGCGGGTGGATAGTCTCACTTCCAATGCTGGCCAATGTCTGATGACAGGGATTTGTGACCCCGAGAAAGCCCAACGGGTGGGGCAACGGCTGCGGCTACCGGATCTGTTCAATGGTTGGGGGATTCGTACCCTGAGCAGCACCTCCCCAGCCTACAATCCCATTGGCTACCACTTGGGGTCAGTGTGGCCCCACGATACCAGCCTGATTGCCTTTGGTCTGCGGGCAATTGGCGATAGTGACTTTGCCCTGACTCTTGTGGATACCCTGTTTGATATGACCTGTCGGCAGCCGGATTTGCGCCCCCCAGAACTGTTCTGTGGCTTCGATCGCCAGACCTATCCCCAGCCCGTACAGTACCCAGTGGCCTGCTCCCCCCAAGCTTGGGCAACCGCCAGCCTCTTCCAGTTCATCCAGATCATGGTTTGGCCACTTGTGGATGCCCCCCAAGGCAAATTCTTGCTCCACCAGCCCCTGTTGCCCGCCAGTATCGAGGAACTCCACATTCGTCATC encodes:
- a CDS encoding amylo-alpha-1,6-glucosidase, which translates into the protein METDVVSLYGRDYIPIVAPPLPATKIQTHPKTVPVLKDDDVLLICDELGNICNDEQQTAITGLFCQDTRFLSQAELRVGGDRPVLLSFHCTGSHALKVVCTNPKQSNVPAEALAIERCLVVRGALFETILITNHQVQPAVVDIQLTFAADFQDLFEIRQYGGGRPQRGQRLQPVGCELRHTKGRADLCFAYQGLDGALMETQVQFLGTPPDRLDDTTATWHLKLEPQGYHSIHYCVRPFTNGAPTAQVVVPSSLAAADQAAREERQQWWSDCTEIVTSNPQWNRILRRGMADLYMLLQSFGHGKVLTAGIPWFATLFGRDSIISAMQTLILNPAIARDTLRTLAHYQGREVCPERDEQPGKILHELRFGEMARNREIPHTPYYGTVDATPLWLMLYGDYYAWTGDRATLEQLWPHALAAMAWIDQQMAATGYLSYNRQAAKGIDNQGWKDSGNCIVNRRGELAQGPIALCEVQGYVYAAKTRLSVIAHALGYGEWGDRWQREATDLKARFNRDFWLESDGFYALALDGDGRRVDSLTSNAGQCLMTGICDPEKAQRVGQRLRLPDLFNGWGIRTLSSTSPAYNPIGYHLGSVWPHDTSLIAFGLRAIGDSDFALTLVDTLFDMTCRQPDLRPPELFCGFDRQTYPQPVQYPVACSPQAWATASLFQFIQIMVWPLVDAPQGKFLLHQPLLPASIEELHIRHLRLGESRVELRLWRTGEKGCDWELHTA